Below is a genomic region from Granulicella sibirica.
AACCGGTCTCCCAGTCGCGAATGCCAGCGTGTTCGTAGTCGGAGCCGCGACGAACTCCGTTAGTACCGACCAGTCTGGCATCGCCACACTTCCTGCGGCCCCGGGAGCCACGCTTCGCGCCCATATCCCCGGCATGGACTCCGATGCCATCCCTGTCTCGAACGTGCCCCTCGTCCTCGTCCTGCACCCATCCGGAGTCACGGAAGCAGTGACAGTTACGGCGACTCGCTCGGCCACGCTCACCGGCGACCATGCCGAGACCATCGACGCGCTCTCGCAGCAGGCCCTCCGTAAATACCCCGCCTTCGTTCTCGACGACAGTCTCCGTCAGCACGCCGGCTTCGAACTCTTTCGCCGCGCCAGTTCTCGCGTCGCCAATCCCACAAGCGAAGGCATCTCGCTGCGCGGCCTCGGTTCAACCGCCGTCTCCCGAACCCTCGTCCTGCTCGAAAGCGTTCCCCTGAACGACCCGTTCGGTGGCTGGATCCACTGGGATGAACTCCCGCCCGAAGCTGTCTCCGCCGTCACGCTCGCGACCGGCGGCGGCTCCGACCTTTATGGCTCAAGCGCCCTCGGCGGCGTCATCGACGTCCTTCCGGCGCTCCCCGAAACGTCACGCGCCGAACTCAGCGCCTCAGGCGCAGGCCAGGACACCTCCGACGTCGACGGCCGCATTGATCGCGGCACGAAGAACTGGCTCGGCACCCTCTCCGGCCAGACCTTCCGTACCGCAGGCTACATCCCCGTCAACCCCGGGAGCATCGGAGCCATCGACCGCCCCGCCAACGTCCACTTCCAGAACGGCCACACGGAGCTTGACCGCAAGATTGGGGAATCCGGTCGCGCCTTCTTGCTTGGCAATATCCTCAACGAAGCCCGCGGCAACGGCACCGTCCTGACCAACAACGCCACCCGCCTCTGGCGCTATGTCGGCGGCGACGACTGGTCCGCCGGCTCTCGCACGACTGGCCGCTTCCGCGCCTTCGGCAGCGAACAGGGCTACCGGCAAAGCTTCTCGTCCATTCCCGCAAGCCGCGCGACCGAAGCTCTCACCCGCCTTCAGCGTGTCCACACCCAGGAGATCGGTCTCTCCACTGACGCCGCCACCCGCGTCGGCCCCTTTTCCTTTGTGGGCGGAGCCGATGTCCGCGACATCCGCGCCAACGACGTCGAAACCCCGATCTCAGCTGGCAAAGTTGCCTCTACCCTCGACATCTCCGCCCGCCAGCGTTTCGCCGGAGCCTTCGGCGAGGCCCTCTACGGCCACGGGCCATGGTCCGCCGCCGCATCCCTTCGCGTCGATCACGCCTCCAACCTCGACACGATCCAGCGCACTAACGGCGTCGGCGCTCCCACGCCAGACCGCGCCGAAGTCGTTCTGAGTCCACGGCTCGGCCTCGTGCGTAAGATCAACGGAAACCTCTCCGTCCGAGCCGCAGGCTTCCGCGCTTTCCGCTCCCCGACGATGAACGAACTCTACCGCAGCGGCCAGGTCGGACAGGAGCTTACCCTCCCGAACAACAACCTGCTCTCCGAGCGTGCCACCGGTTGGGAGACGGGCGTTAATACCACCAGCCGAGGAGGCCGCTTCTCCGGGGTCGCGACCTACTTCTGGACCGAGATCAACCGCCCCGTCTCCACCGTCACCGTCTCACAGACGGCCTCCGCCATTACTCTGCGGCGTCAGAATCTGGGCCAGCTTCGCAGCCAAGGCCTTGAGGTCAAGGGCGAACTCCGCATCGTGCGTGGTCTCGTGGGAACCGTGGGTTATCAGTTCGCCGACGCCATTGTGACCAAGAACTCCGCTCAGCCCGCTCTCATTGGCAATCGCCTCCCCGAGATCCCCGAACACGGCCTCACCGGCCAGCTTCGCTACCAGTCGAGTCGCGC
It encodes:
- a CDS encoding TonB-dependent receptor; the protein is MFLSRSSRRAEHATRVRLGAFLLLASGGAFAQNHPVQVHVVDSTGLPVANASVFVVGAATNSVSTDQSGIATLPAAPGATLRAHIPGMDSDAIPVSNVPLVLVLHPSGVTEAVTVTATRSATLTGDHAETIDALSQQALRKYPAFVLDDSLRQHAGFELFRRASSRVANPTSEGISLRGLGSTAVSRTLVLLESVPLNDPFGGWIHWDELPPEAVSAVTLATGGGSDLYGSSALGGVIDVLPALPETSRAELSASGAGQDTSDVDGRIDRGTKNWLGTLSGQTFRTAGYIPVNPGSIGAIDRPANVHFQNGHTELDRKIGESGRAFLLGNILNEARGNGTVLTNNATRLWRYVGGDDWSAGSRTTGRFRAFGSEQGYRQSFSSIPASRATEALTRLQRVHTQEIGLSTDAATRVGPFSFVGGADVRDIRANDVETPISAGKVASTLDISARQRFAGAFGEALYGHGPWSAAASLRVDHASNLDTIQRTNGVGAPTPDRAEVVLSPRLGLVRKINGNLSVRAAGFRAFRSPTMNELYRSGQVGQELTLPNNNLLSERATGWETGVNTTSRGGRFSGVATYFWTEINRPVSTVTVSQTASAITLRRQNLGQLRSQGLEVKGELRIVRGLVGTVGYQFADAIVTKNSAQPALIGNRLPEIPEHGLTGQLRYQSSRAGIYTLAMRRSGGVFDDSANTLQLRGFFQADLYGERSFARRFTAFASIQNLTNRRADVAKTPVLSLGTPILAQGGIRVNFGGAR